One window of the Sparus aurata chromosome 17, fSpaAur1.1, whole genome shotgun sequence genome contains the following:
- the erfl1 gene encoding ETS translocation variant 3-like protein isoform X3, producing the protein MDCNCVSDLLLPPVPALWTPGQSQLMHISSGLFGASGLPKGFAFPDWAYKPESSPGSRQIQLWHFILELLQKEEYQGVIAWQGDYGEFVIKDPDEVARLWGIRKCKPHMNYDKLSRALRYYYNKRILHKTKGKRFTYKFNFSKVVLVNYPILDMANSPFFLAQNHFNGGSAAPDCSPEVRRTIQSLFPRLPEAGRGTSLFDRGTAAPGPEGDKLRLDAFPFLSSGAPCYSKPPSLLGPYPRNPPFDYPWGFNPYLPGAFSLNNCPKLPPGSLYPSQFYPNPLQSSLSQLPHPFSSVLPPGEAGAGERGAAGQTGGTNGTAGGQPVRLCLPPYPGSLSMGRTDIGASLGERERAEASPPGTGLGLSLGAVGLGAGTGTGRQSPTERRGGVKQDPESDSDLEITDLSDCSSDNENEHEFSIRKESSLANRSQIVLDGKKGSVLPPISSLPPPASPHPLKSLVPITPPPPSLPPSLSPSVALHERHRETETLKMIHS; encoded by the exons CGCCTTCCCGGACTGGGCCTACAAGCCCGAGTCGAGCCCCGGGTCCAGACAGATCCAGCTGTGGCACTTCatcctggagctgctgcagaaggaGGAGTACCAGGGCGTGATCGCCTGGCAGGGGGACTACGGAGAGTTCGTTATCAAGGATCCAGACGAGGTGGCTCGGCTGTGGGGGATAAGGAAATGCAAACCTCACATGAACTATGACAAGCTGAGCAGGGCACTGAG GTATTACTACAACAAGCGCATTTTGCACAAAACCAAAGGGAAGCGGTTCACCTACAAGTTTAACTTCAGCAAGGTCGTGCTGGTGAACTACCCCATCCTGGACATGGCCAACTCTCCCTTCTTCCTGGCCCAAAACCACTTCAACGGGGGCTCCGCCGCACCAGACTGCAGCCCAGAGGTACGAAGG ACCATACAGTCCCTGTTTCCTCGTTTGCCGGAAGCCGGCAGGGGAACGTCCCTGTTTGATCGAGGGACCGCGGCGCCGGGGCCCGAAGGAGACAAGCTGAGACTGGATGCGTTCCCCTTCCTCAGTTCAG GTGCCCCGTGCTATTCCAAACCCCCGTCCCTGCTGGGCCCGTACCCGCGCAACCCACCCTTTGACTACCCCTGGGGCTTCAACCCCTACCTCCCAGGGGCCTTCTCTCTCAACAACTGCCCCAAACTGCCTCCTGGCTCCCTCTACCCCTCCCAGTTCTACCCCAACCCTCTGCAGAGCAGCCTTTCCCAGCTGCCTCACCCTTTCTCCTCCGTGCTCCCCCCAGGGGaggcaggtgcaggtgagagggGAGCGGCGGGGCAAACCGGAGGGACAAACGGCACGGCGGGTGGTCAGCCGGTCAGACTCTGCCTGCCACCCTACCCAGGGAGCCTGTCAATGGGTCGGACTGACATCGGGGCGTCATTGGGGGAAAGGGAAAGGGCGGAGGCAAGTCCTCCAGGCACTGGGCTGGGGCTGAGTCTGGGAGCAGTCGGCCTGGGAGCTGGTACTGGGACAGGCCGGCAGAGccccacagagaggagaggtggggtgAAGCAGGACCCAGAGTCAGACTCAGACCTGGAGATCACAGATCTGAGCGACTGCAGCTCGGACAACGAAAACGAGCACGAGTTCAGCATCAGGAAGGAATCCAGCCTGGCGAACCGGTCGCAGATAGTGCTGGATGGAAAGAAAGGGAGCGTGTTGCCACccatctcctctctcccaccGCCGGCGTCCCCGCATCCTCTGAAGAGCCTGGTGCCCATCACTCCTCCGCCCCCGTCCCTGCCTCCGTCACTTTCCCCCTCCGTGGCTCTGCATGAAAGACACAGGGAGACAGAGACTCTCAAAATGATACACAGCTAA